A genomic stretch from Flavobacterium nitratireducens includes:
- a CDS encoding TrmH family RNA methyltransferase has translation MQLTHQETTFETSQFPITLVCDHIYFQQNIGSLFRIGEAFGVEKILFTGKDIPLNPRKINKTSRSTHLSVPYQVFEENESLIQHLQEQNYEIISLEIASNSKALKEVHLPQNKKIALLIGSEINGISEPLLAVSNQIVHITMYGKNSSMNVVQAASIALYEITSKLI, from the coding sequence GTGCAATTAACTCACCAAGAAACAACTTTTGAAACTTCTCAATTCCCAATAACCCTAGTTTGCGACCACATTTATTTTCAGCAAAACATTGGTTCGCTTTTTAGAATTGGAGAAGCTTTTGGTGTAGAAAAGATACTATTTACAGGTAAAGATATCCCACTGAATCCCAGAAAGATAAACAAAACAAGTCGAAGTACTCATTTAAGCGTTCCTTACCAAGTTTTTGAAGAAAACGAGAGTTTAATACAACACCTTCAAGAACAAAATTATGAGATTATCTCACTCGAAATTGCTTCTAACAGCAAAGCACTCAAAGAAGTACATTTACCTCAAAACAAAAAAATTGCACTGCTTATTGGGAGCGAAATAAACGGCATTAGCGAGCCCCTTTTAGCCGTTTCAAATCAAATTGTACACATTACTATGTACGGTAAAAACAGCAGTATGAATGTGGTACAAGCAGCAAGTATAGCTTTATATGAAATAACCTCTAAATTAATCTGA
- a CDS encoding AI-2E family transporter, producing the protein MITSRTISRGILKAVGSLVLLSLVLFFIYKIQTVILYIAISLVLCLIANPFARFLKKKLKFSDLIASITVLLVFVLILIGFVLLFVPLIISQAYNLSLLDTNTLQNQVGIIESNIETYFNLHQIDVEKMVKESNLSSKIDFNYFTDFLNTVINTITSFGVGMASVFFITFFLLKDQRLFKEKAKMILPDQNEEKILNSIEKINELLARYLTGLLIQLLVVFILYFIVLLIFGNENALIIAFLCALLNIIPYIGPIIATVLAAILTLISNIGGHFGSEMLPNTIYIVIGFLIVQVIDNNVSQPIIFSKSVNSHPLEIFLVTLISGITFGIFGMVVAIPIYTSLKVIAKEFFPNNKIVAVLTENI; encoded by the coding sequence ATGATAACATCAAGAACTATTTCTAGAGGAATTTTAAAAGCAGTAGGCAGTTTAGTACTGCTAAGTCTTGTTCTCTTTTTTATCTACAAAATTCAAACCGTTATTTTATACATCGCAATTTCACTTGTACTCTGTTTAATTGCTAATCCCTTTGCGCGTTTCTTAAAGAAAAAATTAAAATTCAGCGACTTAATAGCCTCAATAACAGTGTTATTAGTATTCGTATTAATTTTAATTGGATTTGTTTTATTATTTGTTCCTTTAATCATTTCTCAGGCATACAACCTATCTTTATTAGATACTAACACACTTCAAAATCAAGTAGGAATTATTGAATCTAACATAGAAACCTACTTTAATTTACATCAAATAGATGTCGAAAAAATGGTTAAAGAATCGAACCTTTCCTCTAAAATTGATTTCAACTATTTCACCGATTTTTTAAATACAGTGATCAATACTATTACTAGTTTTGGAGTTGGAATGGCTTCCGTTTTCTTTATCACTTTCTTTTTACTCAAGGACCAACGCCTTTTTAAAGAAAAAGCCAAAATGATACTTCCAGATCAAAACGAGGAAAAAATTCTAAATTCAATTGAGAAAATCAACGAGTTATTAGCCCGTTATCTTACCGGTTTATTGATTCAGTTACTTGTTGTTTTTATTTTGTATTTTATTGTACTGCTGATTTTTGGAAATGAAAATGCGTTAATCATTGCTTTTTTATGTGCTTTGCTCAACATTATACCCTACATAGGTCCTATAATCGCGACTGTTTTAGCAGCAATTTTAACTTTAATTAGCAATATTGGAGGCCATTTTGGTTCCGAAATGCTACCTAACACCATTTACATTGTTATCGGATTTCTAATCGTTCAGGTAATAGACAACAATGTAAGCCAACCGATAATCTTTTCTAAAAGTGTCAATTCTCATCCCCTAGAAATCTTTTTAGTAACACTGATAAGCGGAATTACCTTTGGGATTTTTGGAATGGTTGTCGCAATTCCTATTTACACCAGTTTAAAAGTAATTGCAAAAGAGTTTTTTCCAAACAACAAAATTGTTGCTGTGCTAACCGAAAATATTTAA